In the genome of Thermodesulfobacteriota bacterium, the window GGCGCGCCGGGGCCGCCCCCCCCCGTAAGTGCGGGTTCTCTAATTGTAAAAACACACGCGACAGCGGCCGGTGGAACCGGTTGGCCTTGCGCAGTTCCTTGTCGAGGTAATCCGCGAGGAACGCGGCGGAATGGACGCCGGTCTCCGGGTCCCGGAGCGACAGCTTGTCGATCCTGCCGAGGCGACTCACCGTGTCGAGCGCGGACGCCGCGTATCCGGATAGGAGCCGGGCCGCCTGGACGTCCCGCTCGCCGTACGGCTTCCCGTCGTTCCGCTCCCCCAGCTTCGCAAGGCCGATCACTTTCTCCTGGTGCCGCAGCGGAACATAGAGATGGGGCGCGTCCGCCGCGACGAACGGGTCGCCCTTCCAGACCTGCTCCGCGATGCCGGATTGCGATAGCCGGAAGCGGGAGCCTTCCGCCTCGATCCCGATCGAACCCCGGGCCGATGCGATCATGAGCTCGTCCGCCTCTCCCGGAGTGGCGAGCCAGATGGCGCAGCTCCCCGCGGCCAGCTCGCTCCCGAACGCGTCGGTGATCCGCGACAGGAGGTTCGCCTCGTCCGGCGACGACATCATTCCAAGGCACTGCCGGTACAGGGAGGCTATCGAATGGAACTCGAGTCCATCCTTTTCCGGCGTCTCCCAGAGGACCCACCGCGCCATCTCGTGAAGCGGGGGATCGCCCCGGTACAGGAAGACGACGCCGCTCGCCCCGTCGGCCCCCGCGAGGGTCCGCACGATGTCCGGCTTCGCGAGCCCGATCGGCGCCGCGACCGCGGCGTACGAGGCGATGTCCTGTTTCCATGAGGACGGCCGGCCCGCCGAACGGTACTCGAATTCGACCGTGTGATCGAGCACCGACAGGCGGAACCCGTTCTCCGGCCCGGCATTCTCCTTGAGAACGAGTATTCGGGAGGTTTTCATCGTGCGGGGTCGGCTACATTTTGTACTTGCTGAACTGCTCCGGATCCATCTTCTCGAGCAGCTCCGTCAATTTGTCCTTGCCCTCCGGCGCCCCGTCCAGGTTCTCGATCGGCAGGGCGTTCCGCAGGACCTCTTCCGCGACCATGATCGGGACTCCGCACCGGAGCGCGAGGGCGATGGCGTCGCTGGGCCTGGAATCGACGGTGAAGACGACACCCTCCCGTTCGAGGTGGAGGAGCGCATAGTACGTGTTGTCCCGGATCTCCGTGATCTCGATCCTCCGGAGGCTGGTCCCGGTCCTTTCGAGGATCGATTTCAGCAGGTCGTGCGTCAACGGCCGGGCGATCTCCACCCCCTCGATGACGACGATGATCGCGTTGGCCTCGACCATCCCGATCCAGATCGGAAGAGCCAGCCGGCTTTCGCGGTCCCGAAGGATCACGATGGGCGATTTCGTCATCGGATCGACGGTCACGCCGGCGACCACCATTTCCTTCTGCATCCCGCTACCTTTCCTCCCCGGCCAGCGTGTGCGCGCCGCAGGAATCGATCCGCACCGTGCGGAACGGCCCGGTCCCGCCTCCCGGGGTGAAGTTCACCATCTTATAGCACGGAGTCCGTCCGCAAATCTTCCCGGGATCCTTCGCGCTCCGGCCCTCCACCAGCACTTCGAACTCCTTCCCCACCGCTTCCTTCAGCCGTTCCCCGCTGTGCCGGTCCTGCAGCGCCTGGAGCCTGCGCAGCCGCTCACCGCTTTCCGCGGGATCGACCCGGCCGCCCATCGCCGCCGCGCGGGTGCCCGGCCGCGCCGAGAAGCAGAAGGAAAACGCCGAGTCGTACCGCACTTCCTCCATGGCGGAAAGCGTTTCCCGGAAATCCCCCTCCGTTTCCCCGGGGAATCCCACGATGAAATCGGACGAGAACGCCATTCCCGGACGGGCTCGCCGCAGCGCTTCGGCTTTCGAAAGGTATTCCCGTCGGGTGTATCCCCTTCCCATCCGCTCCAGCACCCGGTCGGAGCCCGATTGCAGCGGCAGGTGGACGTGCGGGCAGAGCGCCTCGATTTCGGAAAAGAGCCCGACGGTCCGCTCGTCCAGGTCCCTGGGATGGGAAGTGATGAACCGGATCCGGGAGATTCCATCGATGGCCGCCAGCCGCCGGAGCAGCTCGTGGAAAGGG includes:
- the miaB gene encoding tRNA (N6-isopentenyl adenosine(37)-C2)-methylthiotransferase MiaB, which gives rise to MTRSVYIKTFGCQMNEVDSGRMLTLLSGEGFTAAPSLEDADLVLLNTCSIREKADQKIYSELGALRRWKRLRPGRIVGVGGCLAQQAGEQMRKRAPHVDIVFGTNNIARLPELVREAQHGLPPVEIAMEGEPAHWEIAPWLSEGASSAMLTIMQGCDNFCAYCIVPSVRGREVSRPSSGVIAEACALAGKGVREIVLLGQNVNSYGKKEGEIPFHELLRRLAAIDGISRIRFITSHPRDLDERTVGLFSEIEALCPHVHLPLQSGSDRVLERMGRGYTRREYLSKAEALRRARPGMAFSSDFIVGFPGETEGDFRETLSAMEEVRYDSAFSFCFSARPGTRAAAMGGRVDPAESGERLRRLQALQDRHSGERLKEAVGKEFEVLVEGRSAKDPGKICGRTPCYKMVNFTPGGGTGPFRTVRIDSCGAHTLAGEER
- a CDS encoding GAF domain-containing protein, whose protein sequence is MKTSRILVLKENAGPENGFRLSVLDHTVEFEYRSAGRPSSWKQDIASYAAVAAPIGLAKPDIVRTLAGADGASGVVFLYRGDPPLHEMARWVLWETPEKDGLEFHSIASLYRQCLGMMSSPDEANLLSRITDAFGSELAAGSCAIWLATPGEADELMIASARGSIGIEAEGSRFRLSQSGIAEQVWKGDPFVAADAPHLYVPLRHQEKVIGLAKLGERNDGKPYGERDVQAARLLSGYAASALDTVSRLGRIDKLSLRDPETGVHSAAFLADYLDKELRKANRFHRPLSRVFLQLENPHLRGGAAPAR
- a CDS encoding bifunctional nuclease family protein — protein: MQKEMVVAGVTVDPMTKSPIVILRDRESRLALPIWIGMVEANAIIVVIEGVEIARPLTHDLLKSILERTGTSLRRIEITEIRDNTYYALLHLEREGVVFTVDSRPSDAIALALRCGVPIMVAEEVLRNALPIENLDGAPEGKDKLTELLEKMDPEQFSKYKM